CGCTCGGGCGAACTCGTGTATCAGGGTGTCGTGCGCACGCCATTGTGCGCGCTCGCGCCGCGCGTCCGTTTTCGTGGCGAGCCGCACAACGTGATGAACGAACTGTTCGCGACGACAGCCGATGTCTACCGCCTGACGGGCGAACTCGATCCGCTGCACGACCAGCATCCCGCCGCCGATGGCGGGGCAAAAGACGGCATCGCCAGTTGCCGGCGTCTCGCGCGGATGATCGGCCGCGATGCACGCGATGCGTCGATGGCCGAATGGCAAGGCTTCGCCCGCGAGTGGCGCAAGGCGCAGCTCGCGCATCTGTCGACGAATCTTGCGCAGGTGCTGGGCCGTGTCGGTCTCGGGCATGACGTCGTGCTCGTATCGGCGGGCTGCGGCGCGTTTCTCGCGGACGATCTCGCCGCGCAGTTCGGGCGTGACGTGCTTCCTTTTGCATCGCTCGTCGATGCCGATGCGTCCGCCGCCCACTGGACGCAGGTCTGCGCGCCCGCCGTCGCCGTCGCGTTGCTGCGTGCGGATGAACGGTGCGAGGCCGAATGGTCCGCAGCCGATGCAACCGTTTGATTCCCTGCAATCTCCGCACTTGAGGCGTCTATGTGGGTAGTGAAGATTGGCGGCAGTCTGAGCCGCGATCCGATGCTCGAAGAGTGGCTTGCGCAACTGACCGACTTCGGCGGCGGCCGGGTCGTGATCGTGCCGGGCGGCGGCGACTTCGCGGAGCAGGCCCGCGAGCATCAGGCGATCTGGCGTTTCGGCGATGTCGCCGCGCACAACATGGCCGTGCTCGCGATGGCCCAATACGCGTTGATGATGCAGGGCCTGTCGCGGCGGCTAGTGATTGCCGCGACGGATGCGCAGATACGCGCCGCGCTGCACGCGGGGCGCGTCGCGGTCTGGGCGCCGCTCGACCTGCTGTTTCAGGAAGCCAACCGACTGACCAGTTGGGAGGTCACGTCCGATAGCCTCGCCGCGTGGCTCGCGAACCGCTTGAACGCGGAACGTCTGGTGATCGTGAAGTCGTGCGAGATCGGGCAGGAGCGATCGATCGACGAGTACGCGGCGCTCGGCATCGTCGACAGTTCATTTGCCGGGTTCACGCACGACGCGCCGTATCCCGTGGATTTACTGAACAGGGACGACGCTTCGCGCGTGCGCGACCTGCTGTTTCAGGCGACGACGGGCTGAAGAACGGCTTCGATGCCGCTCGCTTCGACGGCACGAGTTTCAGCGCGTGCCGTTGCTGCCGGTCCCGCAAGCTGCGCACGCATCTCGCGCACCCGCGCGGCGTTGAGCCGCCCCGTGCGCGCGCCGTCGCACAGCGCCGTGCGGAAACCGGCGATATCCGGACCGAGCGCACGGATCAGCGGCACGTGTCCACTGAGCAGCGAGCCCGCGAGTCCCGCCATCACGTCGTGTACCCGCGCGATCTGAACCATGCTGTCGAGCACGGCCAGCGGCACGCAGTGAAAGAGGTTGCCGCGCTTCTTCGTGGCCGTGTCGACCATCACGGCGGGGAACCGCAGTTCGGACGCGCGTTCGACAATCCGCAAGTCGAGCCCGTTGTCGACCAGCAGCACGGGCACCATGTTCCAGTGCAGGTCGCGCATCGTGGCGAGCGTCCGGCACGCGATATCGAACGAGCCGCTGTCGGCGGGC
This Paraburkholderia sabiae DNA region includes the following protein-coding sequences:
- a CDS encoding (5-formylfuran-3-yl)methyl phosphate synthase, producing the protein MIRMLASVRNLDEARDAARAGADLIDLKEPGAGALGAVAAPRIADIVQSLRADYPHLPISAAIGDLRPGDDAELVFRASQAGRGGVDYVKAGVPADSGSFDIACRTLATMRDLHWNMVPVLLVDNGLDLRIVERASELRFPAVMVDTATKKRGNLFHCVPLAVLDSMVQIARVHDVMAGLAGSLLSGHVPLIRALGPDIAGFRTALCDGARTGRLNAARVREMRAQLAGPAATARAETRAVEASGIEAVLQPVVA
- a CDS encoding amino acid kinase family protein; the protein is MWVVKIGGSLSRDPMLEEWLAQLTDFGGGRVVIVPGGGDFAEQAREHQAIWRFGDVAAHNMAVLAMAQYALMMQGLSRRLVIAATDAQIRAALHAGRVAVWAPLDLLFQEANRLTSWEVTSDSLAAWLANRLNAERLVIVKSCEIGQERSIDEYAALGIVDSSFAGFTHDAPYPVDLLNRDDASRVRDLLFQATTG
- a CDS encoding hydantoinase/oxoprolinase family protein, with amino-acid sequence MPHDLVIGWDIGGAHVKAARIEAGHVCDVMQWVCPLWQGVAHLDAVFEAAAQRWPDHGDAEHAVTMSGEMADIFEDRETGVAALASRLASRFGERASFYAGHAGWQPHEAVAGNWADIASANWHATAALIAARMPAAVLVDIGSTTTDFIAIRDGVLVSRGTDDAARLRSGELVYQGVVRTPLCALAPRVRFRGEPHNVMNELFATTADVYRLTGELDPLHDQHPAADGGAKDGIASCRRLARMIGRDARDASMAEWQGFAREWRKAQLAHLSTNLAQVLGRVGLGHDVVLVSAGCGAFLADDLAAQFGRDVLPFASLVDADASAAHWTQVCAPAVAVALLRADERCEAEWSAADATV